A part of Xenopus tropicalis strain Nigerian chromosome 4, UCB_Xtro_10.0, whole genome shotgun sequence genomic DNA contains:
- the LOC116410308 gene encoding serine/threonine-protein kinase 3-like — protein MLTKEGKVKLIDFGLCWNLDPKTGLCKDPGGTEHWMAPETFKRNGEPPEYNTKCDIWSLGITAIEMAEGEPPYFQQRSVYDVILKSQPPKLRARTWSQQFESFLESCLMKDPSERWSAEELLQHPFIAGLPPTKIIRAEIKEHLQGQQTRPAKRGVKEAALWARKQLRRTCYFCAHKTLPEEKTAQQMALEGFPCC, from the exons ATGCTGACGAAGGAGGGGAAGGTGAAACTGA TCGACTTTGGACTCTGCTGGAACCTGGACCCAAAGACTGGACTGTGCAAGGATCCTGGAGGGACTGAGCATTGGATGGCACCCGAGACCTTTAAGAGGAATGGCGAGCCCCCGGAGTACAACACCAAA tgtgacatctggtcgcTGGGGATAACTGCCATCGAAATGGCCGAGGGAGAGCCAC CATACTTCCAGCAACGCTCGGTGTATGACGTAATACTCAAGAGCCAACCACCGAAGCTTCGGGCAAGGACCTG GTCTCAACAATTTGAGTCCTTCTTGGAGTCCTGTCTGATGAAGGATCCTTCGGAGCGATGGAGCGCTGAGGAACTCCTGCAGCACCCCTTCATCGCTGGACTGCCGCCAACGAAGATCATCAGGGCCGAGATTAAGGAACACCTTCAGGGTCAGCAGACGCGGCCGGCCAAGAGAG gAGTGAAGGAAGCAGCTCTCTGGGCCAGAAAACAGCTGCGTCGCACTTGTTACTTCTGCGCACACAAGACCTTGCCAGAAGAAAAAACGGCTCAGCAAATGGCACTGGAGGGCTTTCCTTGTTGTTGA